Proteins from a single region of Anaerolineae bacterium:
- a CDS encoding NUDIX hydrolase, with amino-acid sequence MSMRESVLQTETIYEGRVVNLYLETVRLPDGTEAVREVIRHGGAVAIVPLHDNGQITLVRQFRLPAGTTLLEIPAGTLEPGEDPYDCAVRELQEEVGLFPGRLTRIGGIFLAPGYSSEYIHLFVATNLQPSTLQGDDDEFLEVVRMPFGELLELIDRGEMEDAKTIAAVLRTVRLIDRGEFALPGLSL; translated from the coding sequence ATGTCCATGCGCGAGAGTGTGCTGCAAACAGAGACGATTTACGAAGGCCGGGTGGTTAACCTGTATCTGGAAACGGTGCGCCTGCCCGACGGCACGGAGGCCGTCCGGGAGGTGATTCGGCATGGCGGCGCAGTGGCGATCGTGCCGTTGCACGATAACGGCCAGATCACGCTGGTGCGGCAGTTTCGGTTGCCAGCAGGCACAACATTACTGGAAATCCCGGCGGGGACACTGGAACCGGGGGAAGATCCGTATGATTGCGCCGTCCGGGAGCTGCAGGAGGAGGTCGGGCTATTCCCTGGCCGCCTGACGCGCATCGGCGGCATCTTCCTGGCGCCAGGCTACAGCAGCGAATACATCCACCTGTTTGTAGCCACCAACCTGCAGCCTTCGACGTTGCAGGGGGATGATGACGAATTTCTGGAAGTGGTGCGGATGCCTTTCGGCGAACTGCTGGAACTGATCGATCGCGGCGAAATGGAAGACGCCAAGACGATTGCGGCAGTGTTACGGACGGTACGGCTGATTGACCGCGGTGAGTTCGCGCTCCCCGGCCTGTCGCTTTGA
- a CDS encoding glycosyltransferase family 1 protein, producing the protein MAEFWFVSAPLPGHLDWGGYLKTAQALQAMGEHVLWISGPPVARTIAAAGLPFATISQTGWLWPLPPPPDLTSLPPQEAIRLRYSRALDTWLTEALIIPAVEALLALAEVRGRPGVIVTDPFLAASALAAEALNVPLAVCGWPSLPAPAEDALLPIQVTLAAEARERIARLARHFGVQGANFSQGPTPAVQSPHLHISYFSRYWHQSDPEILPQTQFVGGMPAPPQGDPPDWLRALDGAPLGLVTLGTVFTGDLGFLSWAARALARIGVVPLVVLGRPLEAGPKAELVAALPPGTRLLNWVDFDHVFPRLSVIVHHGGMGTTHAAVVHGLPQVVVPHAADQRGQARRVAQAKVGISLSALEVRQGKLLPGIRAVATDPGVRATAQKLAAEFARLGGPARAAALLQGLVRRE; encoded by the coding sequence ATGGCTGAATTCTGGTTCGTTTCCGCGCCGTTGCCGGGCCATCTGGACTGGGGCGGCTACCTCAAGACGGCGCAGGCGCTTCAGGCGATGGGCGAGCACGTGCTGTGGATCAGCGGGCCGCCGGTGGCGCGTACCATCGCAGCAGCCGGGCTGCCCTTCGCTACCATTTCGCAGACAGGCTGGCTGTGGCCGCTGCCTCCGCCGCCTGATTTGACAAGCCTGCCACCGCAAGAGGCGATTCGCCTGCGTTATAGCCGGGCGCTGGATACCTGGCTGACCGAGGCGTTGATTATCCCGGCGGTGGAGGCGCTGCTGGCGCTGGCAGAAGTGCGCGGCAGACCGGGCGTGATCGTCACTGATCCTTTTCTGGCGGCCTCCGCCCTGGCGGCGGAGGCGCTGAATGTCCCGCTGGCGGTCTGCGGGTGGCCGTCGTTGCCTGCCCCGGCGGAGGACGCTCTGCTGCCGATCCAGGTGACTCTGGCCGCGGAGGCACGGGAGCGGATCGCCCGGCTGGCGCGACATTTTGGCGTGCAGGGCGCGAACTTCTCACAGGGGCCAACACCCGCCGTACAAAGCCCGCACTTGCACATCAGCTATTTTTCCCGTTACTGGCATCAATCCGACCCGGAGATTCTGCCGCAGACGCAGTTCGTCGGTGGAATGCCCGCGCCGCCGCAGGGCGATCCGCCGGATTGGCTGCGGGCGCTGGACGGCGCACCACTGGGACTGGTGACGCTGGGCACGGTTTTTACCGGCGATCTCGGTTTCCTGAGCTGGGCTGCCCGGGCGCTGGCCCGGATCGGGGTGGTGCCGCTGGTGGTGCTAGGCCGACCATTGGAAGCCGGGCCAAAAGCGGAACTGGTGGCCGCGCTGCCGCCGGGCACACGCCTGCTCAACTGGGTTGATTTTGACCATGTCTTCCCGCGGCTGAGCGTGATTGTCCATCATGGTGGGATGGGTACAACCCACGCAGCGGTGGTACACGGTCTGCCACAGGTGGTGGTGCCTCACGCCGCCGATCAGCGCGGGCAGGCGCGGCGTGTTGCTCAGGCCAAAGTCGGGATCAGCCTGAGCGCCCTGGAGGTGCGGCAGGGGAAGCTGCTGCCCGGCATCCGGGCGGTGGCGACGGATCCAGGCGTACGCGCTACAGCGCAGAAGCTGGCGGCGGAGTTCGCGCGGCTGGGCGGCCCGGCACGGGCGGCGGCATTGCTGCAAGGGCTGGTCCGCAGAGAGTGA
- a CDS encoding LysM peptidoglycan-binding domain-containing protein — MHTVLRSLRLMPVLLAVTLALSGCFQPGGEGIPPTPIGEGPIVPATPTPLIPSETPVFPQGLPTPIVPTAEVIVEETPALVAPADAGAVKPGVIVVTETPVSAAAMTATALIAQAQAARNTQVAAQQFVVATATLPALEPSNLQAGEMTATAMIIGATETAYIRETMTATAMGVLPPVTMTPIPGAPLAPALATSDCVHVVQRGQNVYRIALRYGVTIADIARANGLANSAVVRVGQELVIPGCGNLTPTPGIPGQAPPLGEGTCGTHLIQPGENLYRIALRYGVTMAALRNANGISNVNVIRAGDTLVIPCR, encoded by the coding sequence ATGCATACGGTCCTGCGCTCCTTGCGATTGATGCCGGTGCTGTTAGCTGTGACGCTGGCATTGAGCGGTTGCTTTCAGCCGGGCGGGGAGGGCATTCCGCCCACGCCCATCGGTGAAGGCCCGATCGTGCCCGCTACGCCAACACCGCTTATCCCCTCGGAGACGCCTGTTTTTCCTCAGGGATTGCCTACACCAATCGTGCCGACGGCTGAGGTTATTGTGGAAGAGACGCCTGCTCTGGTAGCACCGGCAGACGCCGGCGCGGTCAAGCCGGGGGTCATCGTGGTGACGGAGACGCCGGTCAGCGCGGCAGCGATGACCGCGACGGCCCTGATCGCCCAGGCGCAGGCGGCCCGCAATACCCAGGTGGCTGCGCAGCAATTCGTGGTGGCGACAGCTACCTTGCCTGCTCTGGAACCATCCAACCTGCAGGCCGGCGAGATGACGGCCACAGCCATGATCATCGGCGCCACGGAGACAGCGTACATCCGCGAGACGATGACGGCGACAGCCATGGGGGTGTTGCCGCCAGTCACCATGACGCCAATCCCCGGCGCACCGCTCGCCCCGGCGCTGGCGACGTCGGATTGTGTCCATGTGGTTCAGCGCGGGCAGAACGTCTACCGGATCGCGCTGCGTTACGGCGTGACCATTGCCGACATCGCACGGGCAAATGGTCTGGCTAATTCAGCGGTTGTCCGTGTCGGGCAGGAGCTGGTTATCCCCGGTTGCGGCAACCTGACGCCCACGCCGGGTATCCCCGGCCAGGCGCCGCCGCTGGGCGAAGGCACCTGCGGGACGCACCTGATCCAGCCGGGCGAGAACCTGTACCGGATCGCCCTGCGTTATGGCGTGACGATGGCTGCTCTACGCAACGCCAACGGCATCAGCAACGTGAACGTGATCCGCGCCGGCGACACACTGGTGATCCCCTGCCGGTAA
- a CDS encoding Gfo/Idh/MocA family oxidoreductase, with amino-acid sequence MKKLKLALIGAGQRGTDVYGRYALEHDPDLEFVAVAEPVAERRARFAGQHDLPPEAQYASWEPLLSQPRLADAVIIATQDNQHVAPALAALEAGYDVLLEKPMATTLEDCTALVRAAERSGRLLQICHVLRYTDFFRTVHDIVQSGRLGDVVTYEHRENVAYYHMAHSFVRGNWRRADQSSPMILAKSCHDLDLIYWILAEQVTRLSSVGTLRHFRADQAPRPDVPARCTDGCPVEVSCPFSAPGIYLDYRPWRPMAREMGLPDNYDLGQVLEWPMSTLANGDLRRESIRRALEEGPYGRCVYRCDNDVVDNQIVTMQTEAGTTISFFMHGHSHEEGRTLRIDGTRATLFGEFMLLRQEIRIHDHLTGAAEIIRPEVRLGAHGGGDQGLMAAFVATLRGGGQAPLTDARAALESHLLAFAAEQARVEGTVIDMEAYRQAALGG; translated from the coding sequence GTGAAGAAGCTCAAACTGGCGTTGATTGGCGCCGGGCAGCGCGGGACGGATGTCTACGGACGCTACGCGCTGGAGCACGATCCAGACCTGGAGTTCGTGGCGGTGGCGGAGCCGGTCGCAGAGCGCCGGGCGCGCTTCGCCGGTCAGCATGACCTGCCGCCGGAGGCGCAGTACGCCTCCTGGGAGCCGCTGCTCAGCCAGCCCCGGCTGGCCGACGCGGTGATCATCGCCACGCAGGATAACCAGCATGTGGCCCCGGCGCTGGCGGCGCTGGAAGCGGGTTATGACGTGCTGCTGGAGAAGCCGATGGCGACCACACTGGAGGATTGCACGGCGCTGGTCCGCGCTGCGGAGCGCAGCGGGCGGCTGCTGCAGATTTGCCACGTGTTGCGTTACACGGACTTCTTCCGTACCGTTCATGACATCGTGCAGAGCGGGCGGCTGGGCGATGTGGTGACGTATGAGCATCGCGAAAATGTCGCCTACTACCATATGGCGCACAGCTTTGTGCGCGGTAACTGGCGGCGCGCCGATCAGTCCAGTCCGATGATCCTGGCCAAGTCCTGCCACGATCTCGACCTGATCTACTGGATTCTGGCCGAGCAGGTAACCCGTCTCAGTTCGGTCGGGACGCTGCGTCACTTCCGCGCCGATCAGGCCCCGCGCCCGGACGTGCCGGCGCGTTGCACCGATGGCTGCCCGGTCGAAGTGTCGTGCCCGTTTTCCGCGCCGGGTATCTACCTGGACTATCGCCCCTGGCGGCCAATGGCGCGGGAGATGGGCTTGCCGGATAACTACGATCTAGGACAGGTCCTGGAATGGCCGATGTCTACGCTGGCCAACGGCGACCTGCGTCGCGAGTCGATCCGGCGTGCGTTGGAAGAAGGGCCTTATGGCCGCTGTGTCTACCGCTGCGACAACGATGTGGTAGATAACCAGATCGTGACCATGCAGACTGAGGCAGGCACAACAATCAGCTTCTTCATGCATGGGCACAGCCACGAAGAAGGTCGCACGCTGCGCATCGACGGGACGCGGGCGACCCTGTTCGGCGAGTTCATGCTCCTGCGGCAGGAGATACGCATCCACGACCATCTGACCGGCGCGGCGGAGATCATCCGGCCAGAGGTCAGACTTGGTGCGCATGGCGGTGGCGACCAGGGGTTGATGGCGGCGTTCGTAGCGACGCTGCGCGGCGGAGGGCAGGCGCCGCTGACCGACGCTCGCGCCGCGCTGGAAAGCCATCTGCTGGCCTTTGCCGCGGAACAGGCCCGCGTGGAGGGGACAGTGATCGACATGGAGGCTTACCGGCAGGCCGCCCTGGGTGGCTAA
- a CDS encoding class I SAM-dependent methyltransferase: MTGEITRRLVQRQFSQHAAAYVTSPTHAAGADLERLVALVDPQPGWCVLDVATGGGHTARIFAPHVAHVIAADLTLAMLQAARKHHRQLGLANIAYQQLDAMALPFAAEVFDLVTCRIAPHHFPSIQQFVHEAARVTRPGGLVAMIDLIMPTNRKAARYVNAFERLRDPSHAWAFSLPRWEGMFKIAGLEILHSEAYVERHRLAEWAARMGCAPDTVTRLRAMLIQAPEKAAEWLQPELFPGGGETFLIHYGLLLGRK, encoded by the coding sequence ATGACCGGCGAAATCACCAGACGACTTGTGCAACGCCAGTTTAGCCAGCACGCCGCCGCCTACGTCACCAGCCCCACGCACGCCGCCGGCGCAGACCTGGAGCGCCTGGTCGCCCTGGTCGATCCACAGCCCGGCTGGTGCGTTCTGGATGTGGCTACGGGCGGAGGGCACACCGCGCGTATCTTTGCGCCGCACGTCGCCCATGTGATCGCCGCCGATCTCACCCTGGCCATGCTGCAGGCCGCCCGGAAGCATCACCGGCAACTCGGCCTGGCCAACATCGCCTATCAGCAGCTTGACGCCATGGCGCTGCCCTTCGCCGCTGAGGTGTTTGATCTGGTGACCTGCCGGATCGCCCCGCACCACTTCCCCAGTATTCAGCAGTTTGTCCATGAGGCAGCGCGGGTCACCCGCCCCGGTGGGCTGGTAGCCATGATCGACCTGATTATGCCCACAAATCGCAAAGCTGCCCGCTATGTGAACGCTTTTGAGCGTCTGCGCGATCCCAGCCACGCCTGGGCCTTCAGCCTCCCACGCTGGGAGGGCATGTTCAAAATCGCCGGGCTGGAAATCCTACACAGCGAAGCCTACGTGGAACGCCATCGGCTGGCCGAATGGGCAGCGCGGATGGGCTGCGCGCCTGACACAGTGACCCGCCTGCGGGCGATGCTGATCCAGGCACCAGAGAAGGCCGCTGAGTGGCTCCAGCCGGAGCTTTTCCCCGGGGGTGGGGAAACCTTCCTGATTCACTATGGCTTGCTGCTGGGTCGCAAGTAG